A single window of Dermacentor albipictus isolate Rhodes 1998 colony chromosome 1, USDA_Dalb.pri_finalv2, whole genome shotgun sequence DNA harbors:
- the LOC135904864 gene encoding ctenidin-3-like, with protein sequence MFMNGVLAGFLGGGGYGGYGGGYGGGYGGGYGGGYGGGYGGGYGGGFGGGVGGVGVGSSVVLLKGGAAGGGKVVAGPAFLVKTVHHVNKIHGGGSLVAHSGIGGSGGGYGGGFGGGFGGGLGGGFGGGYGGGYGGGYGGSYGGGYGGGYGLKGW encoded by the coding sequence ATGTTCATGAATGGAGTCCTGGCTGGCTTCCTTGGAGGTGGTGGATATGGTGGATACGGAGGGGGATACGGAGGAGGATACGGAGGAGGATACGGAGGTGGATATGGAGGTGGATACGGAGGTGGCTACGGAGGGGGTTTTGGTGGAGGCGTTGGAGGAGTCGGCGTAGGCAGCAGTGTGGTGCTTCTTAAGGGTGGCGCTGCTGGAGGTGGAAAAGTGGTGGCTGGGCCAGCGTTCCTGGTGAAGACTGTGCACCACGTGAACAAAATTCACGGAGGAGGCTCTCTCGTGGCCCACAGTGGCATTGGCGGCTCTGGAGGAGGCTACGGTGGCGGTTTCGGTGGAGGATTTGGAGGCGGACTTGGAGGCGGATTTGGAGGAGGCTACGGTGGAGGCTACGGTGGAGGCTACGGAGGTAGCTACGGAGGAGGCTACGGCGGCGGATATGGCCTCAAAGGCTGGTAG